CCGATCCAATCTCAAAAAGAAAACTTTGAATGCTCTTTAAGTAACCGAGAAAAGCGAGATCGAAACTCAAATCCTTGGTAAACGAAAGAGCAAGGCCAATCGTACTATTGAGTTCATCACAACTTCCGTAGAGATCAACCCTACGATCTGTTTTGGAGACTTTGATTCCGGAAGCAAGGTAGGTCTGCCCACCATCGCCAAATTTGGTGTAGATTTTCAATTTACCACTCCTAAAGTGCTTAAATTTTCTTTACAGACATCAGTTTTTTGGTATAGAATCATCTGGAAAGGCAAAATTCACGGAAGAACCAAGGGCAGGCAACCCCTTCTCTTCCCGACGGGAACGGATTTCTCGGAAAGTGAATTTTACTTTTCTCCGCATGTAGGGAAACAGGCGGGTCATGGACACACAGGAGGGTGTGACAATGATTATTAATCACAACATCAGCGCGCTTGTTGCGAAACGGGCGCTCACAAACACCGGGCGTGACATGGATAAATCCATGGAACACCTAGCAACGGGTATGCGAATCAACAGACCAGGGGATGATTCTCTGGGATTCGCCGTGTCCGAAAAATTAAGATCACAAATTCGGGGCCTTGGCCAAGCAGAACGAAATACCCAGGATGGTATGTCGTTTATTCAAGTCACCGAAGGATCTTTAGACCAAGTAAACTCTATCTTACAGAGGTTACGCGAACTTTCCGTTCAATCCTCAAACGGGATTTACTCTAACGAAGACAGAAAACTTGTCCAGTTAGAAGTATCTCAATTAGTGGAAGAAGTGGAAAGGATCGGAACTTCTGCAGAGTTTAATAAAGTCAAACCATTGGATGGAAGGTTTTCTCGTTCTTCCAAAAATCCAATGACTTTGCAAGTGGGTGCAAACGGTACAGAGAAGATAGAACTCTACATCAATACGATGACAAGTTCTTCCCTCAAACTGAAACAAGCCGGAAACAAGCTGACTCTTTCAACTCCGAACAAGGCTTCCGATTCACTCCAAGTTTTAGACGACGCCATTACCAAAGTCAACCGCCTGCGGTCTGACCTAGGTGCCTATTACAACCGATTAGATTTAACTTTGAAATCACTAAGTAACAACTATGTGAACATTGTTTCAGCTGAATCGCAAGTAAGGGATGCTGATATGGCAACGGAAATGGTAGAATATTCCAGAAACCAAATCCTAACCAAATCAGGTGTGGCGATGCTTGCACAAGCGAACCTCCGACCGGAATCCGTAGTAAAACTCCTCACGGACAGATACTAATCCGATCGAAAAAGAAACGGAAATCCTCCTTGCAAACAGGGAGGATTTCTTCAAACTTTGTCCTTATACTTATACAGAGTATAAGCGAGGACATTACCGTTGAAACAAATCATCTCAGGAATTCTTTCCCTATCATTACTATCCACAATCTCTTGTGGTCTATCGGACAACACCAAAAGACTCATTCTTAGTACATCCATTGGATGTGGAGTTGGTCTTGCACTCGGTGCCGTTTATGACGAAGCACAACGAAAAAAAGATACGAAAAACAAAAAGAACGACATCCAAAGACAAATTAAATCCTCTTTGGCAATGGAAAAAAAGAAACCGCAAAACAAAGGTAAGATTGTTGGTCTTGGGGCTGGATGTTTGGCAGGGCTTGGAACTGGTTTTTATCTAAACACTATGTATGACAACATGGCCGAAGAGATGAAAAAACAAGGGATCACTCTTGAGAAAAATGAAAGAGGCGGAGAAACTGTCAGTCTCACTGCAACAATGGACGGTGGAATCGCATTTGAAGATGGAAAGGCAGACCTAAAAGGCAAAGGAAAAGAAAACATTGACAAATTGGCAGAAGCACTTGCAGCTTATCCAGAAACCAAAGTCAATATTTCAGGACATGCTAATAAAACTGGTGCCGAAGATCTGAACCTTCGCCTATCGCAAGACCGAGCTGTGACTGCAAAAAATGCGATCATTGAGAACGGTGTGGAAGGAAAAAGAATTGGAACAGTCCAAGGACTAGGTTCCTCAACACCAATCAAAAATGTTGATCCAAAAGACGGATCAAACAGGCGAGTCGAAGTAGAAATCGTTCCTGCGAGCTAAGAGCCAAACGACATAAAAAAAGGGACAGTCTGTCCCTTTTCGATTCAAGTAAAAAGCCTACATTGATTTGTAGGCTTTTTTATTTCTAAAACAGGAAGATAACTTAAATTACATTCCTAAACCAGGAAAACCACCCATGGCTTGCATCTGTTTTGCAGCCCCTGCTTGTGCATCTTGTAAAGCCTTCGTATAGGCTTCTTGGATGGACTTTTCTAGGAGGTTTTTATCTTTTTTATCAATTAATTCATCTTCTATCTGAATGGATTTCATTTGGAATTTTCCATCCAAAGTCACAGAGAGAAGTTTATTTTTAGAAATTCCTACAAAATTGAGACCGGCAAGTTCCTTTTCCATGGTTTTCACCTGCGATCGCATTTTCTTCATCTGTTTGAGCATATCAAACTTGTTTCCGCCTGCTCCACCGAACATAAGCACCTCTTTTCCTTTCAGGATTATTTTTCTTGAAAAGAAGGCAAATATAAAACACAGCTTTGTCGATACTATAATCATGATCCATCCAAATTCTCCGTACAAACGAATCTGGGATCTTTTCGTTTTTATTTGTATCACATATTTTGCCCTAGAAGTACCTTTCCGATTGGTCTTTCAGTATAAACTCTCTGTGGGAGTTTCTTGGTTGGAACGGGCCATCCAAATTGTTTTTGGTCTGGATGTGATCTTGAATTTCAACACCGCCATTGTAAAAGACCGTCTTCTCATCCGTAATAGAAAAATAGTGACCAAAACTTATTTGCGTTCCTGGTTTCTGATCGATTTTTTATCCGCATTCCCGTTTGATCTTTTTGGAGGATTTTTCTTCCAATACTTTGGCGTTACAGATAGCTTAAAGATATTAAGACTCCTTAGGTCTGTCCGAGTCTTTGAACTTTTTAAATCACTCCGGCTTCTCGCCCTTGGTGCTGATTCGGATGAAAGGTTTAAACTTGTAGAAGTGATCAACCCCATGACCTTTCGTTTGATTTTTTTTGTGTATTGGACTAGCCTCTTTGCACATTGGGTGGCTTGCGGGTGGATCCATCTTGGACCTGAGTTTTTAGCAGATAAAGATATAAACACACGGTACATCCGGGCTCTTTACTGGTCAGTCACAACCCTAACTACCATTGGGTATGGGGACATCACTCCTGTGACAAATCGACAAACCATTTATACCATGGGAGTTATGATTCTCGGTGTGGGTATTTATGGTTATGTCATTGGTAATATTGCAACTCTACTATCTAACTTAGATATTTCTCGAGTCCATTTTCAAGAAAAACTAAACACAATCGATAGTTTTATAAAATATAAAAAATTACCTCCACAACTTGCCAATCGCATTCGTTCCTATTATGTAAATCTCTGGGAAAACAAACACGGGATAGACGAATCGGAAATCTGGGACCAACTCCCATCGGGAATCAAAATTGATGTGTCCATGTTTTTGCATAGCCATTTGATTTCCGTGGTTCCTTTTTTCAAAAATGCTCCAGAGGAATTAAAAAGAGAAGTAGTCTTAGAATTAAAACCTGCCTTTTATATGAAGGGTGACATCATTTTTAAAGAAGGTGATGTTCCCCACAATATGTATTTTTTATCCAAAGGTCATGTCGAAGTGATCAAAGAAAAAACAGGTGAGTTACTTGCCACATTAAATTCTGGGTCTTTTTTTGGGGAAATGAGTTTGATTGATGATTCCTTAAGAACTGCAACCATCAAAGCAGGTTCTTATTGTGATGTATATACTTTAGGAAAGGACAGGTTTGCTGAAATTTTAAAACACCATCCAGGGTTTGCTAAACATATACAAGTCATCTCTGATGAACGGAAAAAAAATCAAACATCGAAAACCACAAAAACTGAATGATTTAAGATTTCAGTCAGAACTTAGTATTCGTTTTTTTTTCGTATCTACGGCTTCATTGTAAGAATCGAGTTCTCTGGATCCACCAGGGCAATGGATTCATCAGCTAACAAGTCAAAGGCATGCCAAGCATTGCTGTCTTTTTTTAAAGGTTCTTGTTTTTCGGTTTTGGTTTT
The sequence above is drawn from the Leptospira sp. WS4.C2 genome and encodes:
- a CDS encoding YbaB/EbfC family nucleoid-associated protein, with product MIIVSTKLCFIFAFFSRKIILKGKEVLMFGGAGGNKFDMLKQMKKMRSQVKTMEKELAGLNFVGISKNKLLSVTLDGKFQMKSIQIEDELIDKKDKNLLEKSIQEAYTKALQDAQAGAAKQMQAMGGFPGLGM
- a CDS encoding OmpA family protein, with product MKQIISGILSLSLLSTISCGLSDNTKRLILSTSIGCGVGLALGAVYDEAQRKKDTKNKKNDIQRQIKSSLAMEKKKPQNKGKIVGLGAGCLAGLGTGFYLNTMYDNMAEEMKKQGITLEKNERGGETVSLTATMDGGIAFEDGKADLKGKGKENIDKLAEALAAYPETKVNISGHANKTGAEDLNLRLSQDRAVTAKNAIIENGVEGKRIGTVQGLGSSTPIKNVDPKDGSNRRVEVEIVPAS
- a CDS encoding ion transporter; translated protein: MIHPNSPYKRIWDLFVFICITYFALEVPFRLVFQYKLSVGVSWLERAIQIVFGLDVILNFNTAIVKDRLLIRNRKIVTKTYLRSWFLIDFLSAFPFDLFGGFFFQYFGVTDSLKILRLLRSVRVFELFKSLRLLALGADSDERFKLVEVINPMTFRLIFFVYWTSLFAHWVACGWIHLGPEFLADKDINTRYIRALYWSVTTLTTIGYGDITPVTNRQTIYTMGVMILGVGIYGYVIGNIATLLSNLDISRVHFQEKLNTIDSFIKYKKLPPQLANRIRSYYVNLWENKHGIDESEIWDQLPSGIKIDVSMFLHSHLISVVPFFKNAPEELKREVVLELKPAFYMKGDIIFKEGDVPHNMYFLSKGHVEVIKEKTGELLATLNSGSFFGEMSLIDDSLRTATIKAGSYCDVYTLGKDRFAEILKHHPGFAKHIQVISDERKKNQTSKTTKTE
- a CDS encoding flagellin produces the protein MIINHNISALVAKRALTNTGRDMDKSMEHLATGMRINRPGDDSLGFAVSEKLRSQIRGLGQAERNTQDGMSFIQVTEGSLDQVNSILQRLRELSVQSSNGIYSNEDRKLVQLEVSQLVEEVERIGTSAEFNKVKPLDGRFSRSSKNPMTLQVGANGTEKIELYINTMTSSSLKLKQAGNKLTLSTPNKASDSLQVLDDAITKVNRLRSDLGAYYNRLDLTLKSLSNNYVNIVSAESQVRDADMATEMVEYSRNQILTKSGVAMLAQANLRPESVVKLLTDRY